From Caldibacillus debilis DSM 16016, a single genomic window includes:
- a CDS encoding tetratricopeptide repeat protein — translation MNRMEKCVQALETGNLKKAYEYIDKIEKYGSVDEQFVLAEQLTRYGFLEDAAKIYEKLRELYPDEGELAVLLAECYADLEKDEEALLVLEAIPEDDPFYPRSLLIQADIYQSEGLYEVSERKLLEAEKILPEDPVIQFALAELYASMGRLAEAVYKYEQLIEKGEKIKGVNLYHRLANCYSAAGEFEKAMSFYEKALDEELTADILFGFGFAAYQAGNYKTAAQKFSEVKELDPDYESVYLPLAQAYEKEGELEKSLEAAREGIAVNPYHKELYYFAGRTALKIGEKEEAERHLKKALELDPHYLDALLTLTKLLLDQERYEEVVEAAEPVLVDGEEDPELLWDYAIACQKTERYEDALTSYREAYNDFKENEDFLQNYGFFLMEEGLTEEAIEIFKQLVKLDPSNPDYRDVLERLETN, via the coding sequence ATGAACCGGATGGAGAAGTGTGTACAGGCCTTGGAAACGGGGAATTTGAAAAAGGCTTATGAATATATCGACAAGATCGAGAAATACGGGTCGGTGGATGAGCAATTTGTGCTGGCGGAACAATTGACCCGCTACGGATTTTTGGAGGATGCCGCCAAAATCTACGAAAAGCTGCGGGAGCTGTATCCCGATGAAGGGGAGCTGGCGGTCCTGCTGGCGGAATGTTATGCCGATTTGGAAAAGGATGAAGAGGCGCTGCTCGTGTTGGAAGCCATCCCCGAGGACGATCCCTTTTATCCCCGTTCCCTTCTGATCCAGGCGGACATTTACCAATCGGAAGGCTTGTACGAAGTGAGCGAACGCAAGCTATTGGAAGCGGAAAAAATTTTGCCGGAGGATCCGGTCATCCAGTTCGCGCTGGCGGAACTTTACGCTTCGATGGGACGGCTGGCTGAAGCCGTTTACAAATATGAACAATTGATCGAAAAGGGAGAAAAGATCAAGGGGGTGAATCTGTACCACCGGTTGGCGAATTGTTACAGCGCCGCGGGGGAATTTGAAAAGGCGATGTCCTTCTACGAAAAGGCGCTGGATGAGGAATTGACCGCGGACATTTTATTCGGTTTCGGTTTCGCCGCCTATCAGGCGGGGAACTACAAGACGGCCGCGCAAAAATTCAGCGAAGTGAAAGAGCTCGATCCCGATTATGAGAGCGTCTATCTGCCCCTGGCCCAGGCCTACGAAAAGGAAGGGGAACTGGAAAAAAGCCTGGAAGCGGCCAGGGAAGGAATCGCCGTCAACCCCTATCATAAGGAACTGTATTATTTCGCCGGGAGAACGGCCCTGAAAATCGGGGAGAAGGAAGAAGCGGAAAGACATTTGAAGAAGGCGCTGGAACTCGACCCCCATTATTTGGATGCCCTGCTGACGCTGACGAAGCTGCTCCTGGACCAGGAAAGATACGAGGAAGTCGTGGAAGCCGCCGAACCGGTGTTGGTCGACGGGGAGGAAGATCCGGAATTGCTTTGGGACTATGCCATCGCCTGCCAAAAAACGGAACGCTACGAGGATGCATTAACCAGCTACAGGGAGGCATATAATGATTTCAAAGAAAACGAGGATTTCCTGCAAAATTATGGATTTTTCCTGATGGAGGAAGGATTGACGGAGGAAGCCATCGAAATATTTAAACAGCTGGTAAAGCTCGATCCTTCCAATCCGGATTACCGGGACGTTTTGGAACGGCTGGAAACGAATTGA